A genomic segment from Chitinophaga niabensis encodes:
- a CDS encoding sodium:solute symporter family protein gives MHLELIDYAIIALYFVFVVSIGLMLKKKVRTGNDFLMSNRSIPLWITSLAFISANLGAQEVLGMAANGAKYGLYTVHFYWLGAALAMIFLGVYMMPFYYGSKARSVPEYLKLRFDEKTRTFNALTFAGMTVFSSGVSLYALAMLMQVTLGWDFDMSVWLAAGIVLVYIFLGGLTSAVYNEVLQFFLIVLGIAPLVFIGLQKAGGWEGIVQHVDDAKLHVWKGLSSPENNPMGVDAIGMVFGLGFVLAFGYWCTDFLVVQRAMISRNLNDARRTPVIAAIPKVLMPLIVILPGIVLLALQQQFAGFQLPVNAAGETDYNMALPVMLKQLYPSGMLGVGITALIASFMSGMAGNVTAFNTVWTFDIYQSHIRKDASEKHYLYVGKITTVAGIAASVATAYVARGYNSIMDLLQLVFSFVNAPLFATFFLGMFWKRTTGHGAFWGLIAGTLTAAFVHGISVAEGKGGWIVPLTGFYSGTSQAFTIAWIAFLVCLAVTILISLFTAPREEKELEGLVYSLTERIKDTEKRWYKNPLWLGVIVLVITIVFNIIFF, from the coding sequence ATGCATTTAGAACTGATAGATTACGCGATCATTGCCCTTTACTTTGTTTTTGTAGTGTCCATTGGGTTGATGCTGAAAAAGAAGGTGAGAACAGGCAACGATTTTCTCATGAGCAACCGGAGCATCCCGCTCTGGATCACCAGCCTTGCTTTTATCTCTGCCAACCTGGGAGCGCAGGAAGTATTGGGGATGGCAGCCAATGGAGCCAAATACGGTTTGTACACTGTTCACTTTTACTGGCTGGGTGCTGCCCTTGCCATGATCTTCCTGGGCGTTTACATGATGCCTTTCTACTATGGCAGCAAGGCGAGAAGCGTCCCTGAATACCTGAAGCTCCGCTTCGATGAAAAAACAAGAACTTTTAATGCACTCACTTTTGCAGGTATGACGGTATTTTCATCCGGTGTTTCCCTTTATGCATTGGCCATGCTGATGCAGGTAACGCTGGGGTGGGATTTTGATATGTCTGTCTGGCTGGCTGCAGGCATTGTACTGGTCTATATCTTCCTGGGAGGGCTCACCAGCGCGGTGTACAATGAAGTGTTACAATTCTTCCTCATTGTATTAGGCATTGCTCCGCTTGTATTCATAGGCCTGCAAAAAGCCGGTGGCTGGGAAGGTATTGTACAACATGTGGATGATGCAAAATTACACGTATGGAAAGGGCTCTCATCGCCGGAGAATAATCCCATGGGCGTGGATGCAATAGGTATGGTGTTCGGCCTTGGGTTTGTACTGGCCTTTGGTTATTGGTGTACAGATTTCCTTGTAGTGCAGCGCGCAATGATCAGTCGTAATCTGAATGATGCCAGGAGAACACCTGTAATAGCGGCTATTCCCAAAGTACTGATGCCATTGATTGTTATCCTGCCCGGTATCGTACTGCTGGCATTGCAACAACAGTTCGCAGGATTTCAGCTGCCGGTGAATGCGGCAGGCGAAACGGATTATAATATGGCATTACCGGTGATGTTGAAACAATTATATCCCAGCGGTATGCTGGGGGTAGGTATTACTGCTCTCATCGCTTCTTTTATGAGTGGCATGGCCGGAAATGTGACCGCCTTCAATACTGTTTGGACCTTTGATATCTATCAGTCCCACATCCGTAAGGATGCTTCAGAGAAACATTACCTGTATGTAGGCAAGATCACTACGGTTGCAGGTATTGCAGCATCTGTGGCCACTGCTTATGTGGCGCGTGGTTACAATAGCATTATGGACCTGCTGCAACTGGTGTTCAGCTTTGTGAACGCACCGCTCTTTGCTACCTTTTTCCTGGGTATGTTTTGGAAACGAACCACCGGGCATGGGGCTTTCTGGGGATTGATAGCGGGTACACTTACTGCTGCTTTTGTTCACGGTATTTCCGTAGCGGAAGGGAAAGGGGGATGGATAGTGCCGCTTACCGGTTTTTATTCCGGTACCAGCCAGGCGTTCACCATTGCGTGGATCGCCTTCCTGGTATGTTTGGCAGTTACCATCCTTATCAGCCTGTTTACTGCCCCAAGGGAAGAGAAAGAGCTGGAAGGCCTGGTGTACAGCCTTACGGAAAGGATAAAGGATACAGAGAAGCGCTGGTATAAGAATCCCTTGTGGTTAGGAGTGATCGTATTGGTGATAACAATTGTTTTCAACATAATTTTCTTTTAA
- a CDS encoding SDR family NAD(P)-dependent oxidoreductase — protein sequence MALAIDLKDKIVIVTGSASGIGAGIAAMMEQAGAVVEGCDINAPRSVDVTDLNALETFVADVIKRRQRIDILVSCAGANVFEGVAQCTTAQWDNNIQLNLSSHWQVAKLCKPYLEQNGNGVIIIITSNHAYSTIPGCFPYNVAKTALTGLVRSLAIEWAPAIRTVGIAPGFIDTPGNQEWFNAHVTPDEEKARTVNLHPVKKLGTPEEIGAWCVFLASPFASFSTGTTYVIDGGRSALMQDS from the coding sequence ATGGCACTTGCAATTGATTTAAAAGATAAAATTGTGATCGTTACCGGATCTGCATCCGGGATTGGTGCCGGTATTGCAGCTATGATGGAACAGGCTGGTGCTGTGGTGGAAGGCTGCGATATCAATGCTCCCCGATCAGTGGATGTAACGGATTTGAATGCCCTGGAAACATTTGTTGCAGATGTGATAAAAAGACGGCAGCGGATAGATATATTGGTTTCCTGTGCCGGAGCCAATGTTTTTGAAGGAGTTGCGCAATGTACCACCGCACAATGGGATAACAATATACAATTGAACCTCAGTTCCCACTGGCAGGTAGCAAAGTTATGTAAACCTTACCTGGAGCAAAACGGCAACGGTGTGATCATCATTATCACCTCCAATCATGCATATTCAACCATACCCGGTTGTTTTCCCTATAATGTAGCTAAAACAGCATTAACAGGCCTCGTTCGCAGCCTGGCCATAGAATGGGCTCCTGCCATTCGTACTGTGGGTATTGCTCCTGGTTTTATTGATACGCCCGGCAACCAGGAATGGTTCAATGCACACGTTACGCCCGATGAAGAAAAAGCCCGTACCGTAAACCTTCACCCCGTAAAAAAGCTGGGCACGCCGGAAGAGATAGGTGCATGGTGTGTGTTTCTTGCCAGCCCTTTCGCATCCTTTAGTACAGGTACTACCTATGTGATAGACGGCGGCCGTTCTGCATTGATGCAGGATAGTTGA
- a CDS encoding SusC/RagA family TonB-linked outer membrane protein encodes MKKMATNYLCKWHLRKHNFYQALLIPFFLLFSSGLHAQSARSIQGNVTDENGTGIPGVTVLIKGTKTGTSSDEKGHYIIQVPAGKDTLSFTFIGYVAKDAAIGNRSTINMQLEPAASTLSDVVIVGFGTQKKTSLVSSVTSINPKELKGPTSNLTTMLAGRLAGVISFQRSGEPGADNAQFFIRGVGTFGTGKVDPLIMIDGIESDNTSLARLQADDISGFSILKDATASSIYGARGANGVILVTTKQGESGKTRFNVRVENSTSSNTKNFQLADNITYMRLANEASLTRNALGAAPYSQNKIDHTAAGDDPLLYPNNNWVKQMIKDYTNNQRYNMNVSGGGDKLQYYLAMTYNVDNGVLKIAPLNDFNSNIKLRNYSVLSNVTLNLTKTTKALVSLKGQFDDYNGPVGGGARIISSVLTANPVSFPAIYPQSYLPYAKHPLFGNALIPGTTRDLFINPYAEAVRGYQQSNTSTLTAQLQLTQDMSGITPGLNARLMGYTTRYSSFDVARQYNPFYYQVFTEDGKTPAGISHLNNNIPGIGQIGGQAPTEYLDYRPGERKQNTTTYTELQLNYGRTIGQHNVTGMLIGRMFNYLTGGATDLQLSLPKRNLGVSGRFTYGFDDRYLFEFNFGYNGSERFATNNRYGFFPSVGIGWVVSNEQFFSGLKDQISNLKFRATYGLVGNDQIGRDADRFFFLSQVNLNDASRAAIFGERFGYIRPGVSTSRYGNNNVTWERSKQLNYGMDLTVFKSLTLIVDGYRNKRRNILMTRADIPSTVGLQTIPQANTGEAESNGIDLALDYKIARGSDFWLTARGTFTYATSKLLVNEEPAFGPDQRYLSRVGWSLRQQFGFIAERLFIDEKDVANSPRQFGDYMAGDIKYRDISGDGQITNDDLVPIGLPDYPEILYGFGFSLGFKNFDLSMFFQGSARSSFFVNPSAISPFVLNPVNPLNSNQTLGTGYQSGLLDVIAKDHWSEDNRNSYAFWPRLSNTYVQNNLPASTWWMQDGAFLRLKTAELGYNFPKNLTRRIGLNSGRLYMNGLNLLSFSKFKLWDPEMGGNGLGYPIQRVFNVGALIGF; translated from the coding sequence ATGAAGAAAATGGCTACTAATTACCTATGCAAGTGGCATTTGCGCAAACACAATTTTTATCAGGCCCTGCTAATCCCATTCTTTCTGTTATTCAGTTCCGGACTGCATGCTCAATCCGCCCGGAGCATCCAGGGTAATGTGACCGATGAAAATGGCACAGGTATTCCAGGGGTAACAGTTCTGATCAAGGGAACCAAAACCGGTACCAGCTCAGATGAAAAAGGGCATTACATAATACAGGTGCCGGCAGGGAAAGATACACTCAGCTTTACCTTTATTGGTTACGTAGCTAAAGATGCAGCTATCGGCAACCGCAGCACCATTAATATGCAACTGGAACCCGCTGCTTCCACCCTGAGTGATGTGGTGATCGTGGGGTTTGGTACACAAAAGAAAACAAGCCTCGTGAGCTCTGTTACCAGCATCAATCCTAAAGAGCTGAAAGGGCCCACCAGTAACCTGACTACCATGCTGGCCGGCCGCCTGGCCGGTGTTATATCCTTTCAGCGTTCTGGTGAGCCGGGTGCTGATAATGCTCAGTTCTTTATTCGCGGTGTAGGTACTTTCGGTACCGGTAAAGTAGATCCGTTGATCATGATCGACGGTATTGAAAGTGATAATACTTCATTGGCAAGATTGCAGGCGGATGATATTTCCGGATTCTCCATTCTGAAAGATGCCACAGCCTCCTCCATATATGGTGCACGTGGGGCGAATGGAGTGATATTGGTGACCACCAAACAAGGGGAATCCGGTAAAACCCGCTTTAATGTACGGGTAGAAAATTCCACTTCTTCCAATACAAAGAATTTTCAACTGGCAGATAATATTACATACATGCGCCTGGCCAACGAAGCATCGTTAACAAGGAACGCATTAGGTGCAGCACCTTATTCCCAGAATAAAATAGATCATACGGCTGCAGGCGATGATCCTTTGCTGTATCCAAATAACAACTGGGTTAAACAGATGATCAAGGATTACACCAATAACCAGCGTTACAATATGAATGTAAGCGGCGGGGGTGATAAACTGCAGTACTATCTTGCCATGACGTATAATGTGGACAATGGAGTGCTGAAAATTGCACCCCTCAATGATTTTAACAGCAACATTAAATTGCGCAATTATTCCGTACTGTCAAACGTAACACTCAATCTTACCAAAACAACAAAAGCACTGGTAAGCCTGAAGGGGCAGTTCGATGACTATAATGGACCGGTGGGTGGCGGTGCACGTATAATATCCAGCGTATTGACGGCTAACCCTGTTTCTTTTCCAGCCATTTATCCGCAATCTTATCTCCCTTATGCCAAACATCCGCTTTTTGGCAATGCGCTTATTCCCGGAACTACCAGGGACCTGTTTATCAATCCTTATGCGGAAGCAGTGCGTGGTTATCAGCAAAGTAATACAAGTACACTCACAGCACAGTTGCAGTTAACGCAGGATATGAGCGGCATCACACCCGGCCTGAATGCAAGGCTGATGGGTTATACCACCCGCTATTCCAGCTTTGATGTGGCTCGGCAATACAATCCCTTCTATTACCAGGTATTTACGGAGGATGGAAAAACACCAGCGGGCATTTCTCACCTGAATAATAATATTCCAGGTATTGGACAGATTGGAGGTCAGGCGCCTACTGAGTACCTGGATTATCGCCCGGGGGAACGCAAGCAGAACACAACTACTTATACGGAGCTGCAATTGAACTATGGCCGCACCATAGGCCAGCATAATGTAACCGGCATGCTGATCGGGCGGATGTTCAATTATCTCACAGGCGGGGCTACCGATCTTCAGTTATCATTGCCTAAAAGGAACCTTGGCGTAAGCGGCAGGTTCACCTACGGCTTCGATGACCGTTACCTGTTTGAATTTAACTTCGGATATAATGGCTCTGAAAGATTTGCTACTAATAATCGTTACGGCTTTTTCCCTTCTGTAGGTATCGGTTGGGTAGTTTCCAATGAACAGTTCTTTAGCGGCCTGAAAGATCAGATCAGCAATCTTAAATTCAGAGCTACCTACGGTCTCGTAGGGAACGACCAGATCGGCAGAGACGCGGATCGTTTCTTTTTCCTGTCGCAGGTGAACCTTAATGATGCCAGCAGGGCAGCGATCTTCGGAGAACGATTTGGCTACATCCGCCCCGGTGTTTCCACTTCCCGTTATGGGAATAACAATGTTACTTGGGAAAGGTCCAAACAACTGAACTATGGAATGGACCTTACTGTGTTTAAATCATTGACGCTGATAGTGGATGGTTACAGGAATAAAAGAAGGAACATTCTCATGACACGGGCAGATATACCTTCCACAGTAGGCCTGCAAACAATTCCACAAGCCAATACCGGCGAAGCAGAAAGTAATGGGATAGACCTTGCACTGGATTATAAGATCGCACGCGGCAGTGATTTCTGGCTTACTGCCCGGGGCACCTTTACCTACGCCACCAGCAAATTGCTGGTGAACGAAGAGCCAGCATTTGGCCCTGACCAAAGATATCTCTCCCGAGTTGGCTGGTCGCTGAGGCAACAGTTTGGTTTCATCGCAGAACGTTTGTTTATTGACGAGAAAGATGTAGCGAATTCGCCCAGGCAATTTGGTGACTATATGGCCGGCGATATCAAATACCGTGATATTAGCGGAGATGGCCAGATCACCAACGACGACCTTGTGCCGATAGGTTTACCTGATTATCCGGAGATCCTTTATGGATTTGGTTTTTCACTCGGGTTCAAAAACTTTGATCTGAGCATGTTCTTTCAGGGTTCTGCCCGTAGTTCATTCTTCGTCAATCCTTCTGCTATTTCTCCCTTTGTGCTGAATCCTGTTAACCCGCTTAACTCTAACCAAACATTAGGTACAGGTTATCAGAGCGGCTTGCTGGATGTGATCGCAAAAGATCACTGGTCTGAAGATAATCGTAATTCATATGCTTTCTGGCCAAGGCTCAGCAATACTTATGTTCAGAATAACCTGCCCGCATCCACATGGTGGATGCAGGATGGCGCATTCCTTCGCCTGAAAACAGCAGAGCTGGGCTATAATTTCCCTAAGAACCTCACCCGCCGTATAGGATTGAACAGCGGCAGGTTATACATGAACGGATTAAACCTGCTTTCTTTCAGCAAATTCAAATTATGGGATCCAGAAATGGGTGGCAATGGGCTGGGGTATCCTATCCAGCGTGTATTCAACGTAGGTGCCCTGATCGGGTTTTAA
- a CDS encoding RagB/SusD family nutrient uptake outer membrane protein, translating to MIKKKYKHFIYGLAGLCFVTLWIPGCKKAFLDVTPDNIATVELAFNSQSEAEKYLFTCYSYLPNDGEVQENPAFMGADEMWMEFPTVRISSYVWNIGRGNQNKAAPFVDYWGSNTSLYRAIRDCNVFLENVQDLSKVPDLGIDMRTRWIGEAQFLKAYYHYILLRNYGPIVIVDKNLPIDAPIAEMRVKRMPVDSAVNYISALLDTASTRLPERIQNNATEMGRITKVIAAAVKAKLLLMVASPLYNGNPDFATFKNKDGSLLFNPTFDIAKWQRAADACKAAITAAEATGSALYVFPPSPEFNIKDTTRIQMSLRGAVSEPLNKEVIWPLTNSTTFNLQAFSMAHTDPAQSSNTGSIAVMAPTMKMVSLFYTKNGVPIAEDKTLSFVNPTELRTAVRAEKYNIIENYRTARINFDREPRFYSSLGFDGGVWYMSNSTSNSDDNTWTVQSKKGQFGSGLATPITGYYPKKLVNRKFIWQANNAIFVENYAWPAIRLADMYLMYAEALNEAQGPVADVHEYINRVRTRAGLRSVAESWSNFSSNPSKYSSKEGMRAIIRQERTIELAFEANRFWDLRRWKEAGQQLNGNIQGWDVNQSDINLYYKTQTFFTQKFVVPRDYFWPIGEADMRVNQNLVQNPGW from the coding sequence ATGATAAAGAAGAAATATAAACACTTTATATACGGATTGGCCGGGTTGTGTTTTGTAACACTTTGGATCCCCGGATGTAAAAAAGCATTCCTGGATGTAACACCGGATAATATAGCCACGGTAGAACTTGCATTTAATTCACAGAGCGAAGCGGAAAAATACCTGTTCACCTGTTACTCCTATTTACCTAATGACGGAGAAGTGCAGGAGAATCCTGCATTTATGGGCGCAGATGAAATGTGGATGGAATTTCCTACAGTAAGGATCAGCAGCTATGTCTGGAACATCGGGAGAGGTAATCAGAACAAGGCTGCCCCATTTGTAGATTACTGGGGAAGCAACACTTCGCTTTACAGGGCTATCAGGGATTGTAATGTTTTCCTGGAAAATGTGCAGGACCTCAGTAAAGTACCTGATCTTGGGATAGATATGCGTACGCGATGGATAGGTGAAGCGCAATTCCTGAAAGCATATTACCACTATATCTTATTAAGGAACTATGGGCCTATTGTGATCGTAGATAAGAACCTTCCTATCGATGCACCCATTGCTGAAATGCGTGTAAAACGCATGCCGGTTGATTCCGCAGTAAATTATATCAGCGCACTCCTGGATACAGCATCCACAAGATTACCGGAGCGTATCCAGAATAATGCTACTGAAATGGGGCGTATCACCAAAGTAATTGCAGCCGCGGTAAAGGCTAAGTTATTACTCATGGTGGCCAGCCCTTTATACAATGGCAACCCGGATTTTGCCACCTTCAAAAATAAAGACGGGTCTTTATTATTTAACCCCACTTTTGATATCGCTAAATGGCAGCGTGCTGCGGATGCCTGCAAGGCTGCTATCACAGCTGCGGAAGCAACAGGCAGTGCCTTATATGTGTTCCCACCATCTCCTGAGTTTAATATTAAAGATACTACCAGGATACAAATGAGCCTGCGGGGAGCTGTTTCAGAACCCCTCAACAAAGAAGTGATCTGGCCGCTCACCAATTCCACCACATTCAACTTACAGGCATTCTCAATGGCACATACAGACCCTGCACAGTCTTCTAACACAGGCTCTATTGCCGTAATGGCACCTACAATGAAAATGGTGTCCTTATTCTATACAAAGAACGGTGTACCTATCGCAGAGGATAAAACACTCAGCTTTGTTAATCCAACCGAATTGAGAACGGCCGTAAGGGCGGAGAAATATAATATCATCGAAAACTATAGAACTGCCCGGATCAATTTCGACAGGGAACCCCGCTTTTATAGCTCCCTTGGGTTTGACGGTGGCGTTTGGTACATGTCTAACAGTACCTCCAACTCAGATGATAACACATGGACGGTGCAATCCAAAAAGGGACAGTTTGGTAGCGGCCTGGCAACTCCTATTACAGGGTATTATCCCAAGAAACTGGTGAACAGGAAATTCATCTGGCAGGCGAACAATGCCATATTTGTGGAGAACTACGCATGGCCGGCAATTCGCCTGGCAGATATGTACCTGATGTATGCGGAAGCGCTGAACGAAGCGCAGGGGCCTGTAGCAGATGTGCATGAATATATCAACAGGGTGAGAACAAGAGCAGGCCTCAGATCGGTAGCAGAATCCTGGAGTAACTTTTCATCCAACCCCTCCAAGTATTCCTCAAAAGAAGGCATGCGGGCTATCATCCGCCAGGAACGTACAATTGAACTGGCATTTGAAGCCAACAGGTTCTGGGACCTGAGAAGGTGGAAAGAAGCAGGGCAGCAGCTGAACGGGAATATACAGGGCTGGGATGTGAACCAGTCAGACATCAACCTCTATTATAAAACACAAACATTCTTTACACAAAAGTTTGTAGTACCACGTGATTACTTCTGGCCCATCGGAGAAGCGGATATGCGTGTGAATCAAAACCTGGTACAGAACCCTGGCTGGTAA
- a CDS encoding DUF5000 domain-containing lipoprotein: MTKYILVLMFLLAISCKQEVLHEPVEKGQGAPGEVSKVEVLNKNGVAEITYTLPSNPDLSYVKAVYEVGKGTKREIKASYYTNRMVLDGFGDTLEHKVELYAVNRGEQVSKPVVVTVKPLVSPMTLAFRDLRVVATFGGINIQALNKFRYPLVIMPMRDTTGNGAFANLDNIYTEDSIINRSIRGLDTVATKFAFAIRDRFLNYTDTLYATLKPIFEQMLNRLDFSAVKLPNDAVYVYGTNQEMMWDGRAGNGWPSAFTDEAAGSPQSITMNLGKASVLSRLRIRPYLEIGNNFYIRGNPRYFEIWGSNNPNLNGDWASWTKLLDCEVIKPSGQPYGTETTADQEKARIGWEFDFPPGTPAYKYLRIRVLRTWQGQFGFCISQLQIWGAPL; encoded by the coding sequence ATGACCAAATATATCTTAGTACTAATGTTCCTGCTGGCCATATCCTGTAAACAGGAAGTGTTGCATGAGCCGGTAGAAAAAGGGCAGGGCGCACCCGGAGAGGTTTCTAAAGTAGAGGTGCTGAATAAGAATGGGGTGGCTGAGATCACTTATACTTTGCCATCCAACCCGGACCTGTCTTATGTGAAAGCAGTATATGAAGTTGGTAAAGGTACCAAACGGGAGATCAAAGCCTCTTATTATACCAATCGTATGGTGTTGGATGGCTTTGGTGATACGCTTGAACACAAGGTGGAGCTCTATGCAGTGAACAGGGGAGAACAGGTATCCAAGCCTGTTGTTGTTACAGTGAAACCATTGGTGTCTCCTATGACGCTGGCATTCCGGGACCTGCGTGTAGTGGCAACTTTTGGCGGTATCAATATCCAGGCGCTTAATAAATTCCGTTATCCGCTGGTGATCATGCCTATGAGAGATACAACAGGAAATGGAGCCTTTGCCAATCTGGATAACATATACACGGAAGATTCCATTATCAACCGCAGCATCCGCGGGCTCGATACTGTTGCTACTAAATTTGCATTCGCTATCCGGGATCGTTTCCTGAACTATACAGATACCCTGTATGCAACGCTCAAACCGATCTTTGAGCAAATGCTGAACCGCCTGGATTTTTCAGCCGTTAAATTGCCCAATGATGCTGTGTACGTATATGGCACCAACCAGGAAATGATGTGGGATGGCCGCGCCGGTAACGGATGGCCCAGCGCATTCACAGATGAGGCAGCCGGTTCTCCTCAGTCCATCACCATGAACCTGGGAAAAGCAAGTGTGCTGAGCCGCCTGCGGATCCGGCCCTACCTTGAAATTGGCAACAACTTTTATATCAGGGGTAACCCACGCTATTTTGAGATCTGGGGTTCCAACAATCCTAACCTGAACGGCGATTGGGCCAGCTGGACAAAACTGCTGGATTGTGAAGTAATAAAACCTTCAGGTCAGCCCTATGGTACAGAAACAACGGCAGACCAGGAAAAGGCCAGGATCGGTTGGGAGTTTGATTTTCCTCCCGGAACACCCGCCTACAAATATCTCCGCATCAGGGTATTGCGCACCTGGCAGGGGCAGTTCGGCTTCTGTATTTCCCAATTGCAGATCTGGGGTGCACCATTGTAA
- a CDS encoding DUF4998 domain-containing protein: protein MKQKYIRRSLFILVVILAAACTKRDDYKKYQVNGEISYPGIMDSVKVMAGKNRVLVTGLFTSDPKITMYRMFWNSRQDSIEVPVVRKGDVDTTRTILSNLVEGAVTVEIRTYDAKGNRSIPVFTVGNAYGVQYESAINNRSATAMTVTKAGLNITWAAIATNSPFTRLTYASTDGSTKMIRVPGANVNTLVADYRYGTKILVHSGYLPEPTAIDTFFATKPDTLKKENALAGVYVSGGLRTNYTGAVANNVVAGTTVLSGDKTSTELSADKIEVDYANLGGSGWKYVFTYDGTTISVAPNATMMAGIAPGSFIIQGLTFNRATGIIDVKTVYTNTTGDARKVEETLTMK, encoded by the coding sequence ATGAAACAAAAATATATAAGGCGCTCATTGTTCATCTTAGTAGTTATACTGGCTGCTGCCTGTACAAAACGGGATGATTACAAAAAATACCAGGTGAACGGGGAAATCTCTTACCCCGGTATTATGGACTCTGTAAAAGTAATGGCCGGAAAGAACAGGGTACTCGTAACAGGGCTTTTTACTTCTGATCCCAAGATCACTATGTACCGCATGTTCTGGAACAGCAGGCAGGATTCCATAGAAGTACCTGTTGTCAGAAAGGGGGATGTGGACACTACGAGAACAATCCTCAGCAACCTGGTAGAAGGAGCCGTGACAGTGGAGATCAGAACTTACGATGCTAAAGGTAACAGGTCTATTCCTGTGTTCACTGTCGGCAATGCATATGGCGTACAATATGAATCCGCTATTAATAACCGCAGTGCTACTGCCATGACGGTCACAAAAGCAGGATTGAATATTACCTGGGCAGCGATTGCGACCAACAGTCCTTTCACCAGGCTCACCTATGCCAGTACTGATGGAAGCACAAAAATGATCAGGGTGCCCGGAGCAAATGTGAATACGCTCGTGGCAGATTACAGGTATGGTACAAAAATACTGGTGCATTCCGGGTATCTCCCGGAACCCACTGCCATTGACACATTTTTTGCCACAAAACCAGATACACTTAAAAAAGAGAACGCTCTGGCCGGTGTATATGTGAGCGGGGGGCTTAGAACAAACTATACAGGCGCCGTGGCTAATAACGTAGTAGCAGGTACTACTGTGCTTTCCGGTGATAAGACCAGTACAGAACTCAGTGCAGATAAAATAGAGGTAGATTATGCGAACCTGGGCGGCAGTGGCTGGAAATATGTGTTCACTTACGATGGTACCACTATCTCAGTAGCGCCTAATGCCACCATGATGGCAGGCATTGCTCCCGGTTCTTTCATCATACAGGGCCTTACATTTAATAGGGCTACAGGTATTATAGATGTTAAGACCGTTTATACCAATACCACTGGTGATGCAAGAAAAGTAGAAGAGACTTTGACTATGAAATAA
- a CDS encoding methionine aminotransferase — MQISSKLPNTGTTIFSVMSALANEYKAVNLGQGFPDYPMNEALVAKVNEAMQAGFNQYAPMQGYLPLREVLAEKVHFLYGTTINPDTQITITPGGTYGIYTSLTTVLQPGDEVIIFEPAYDSYVPNVLVNGAIPILIELKFPDYKIDWEEVRRKITPRTKFIMLNTPHNPTGAVLGESDVRQLRSIVEGTNIFILSDEVYEHLIYDNIPHQSILRYPDLLERSFVTFSFGKLYHCTGWKMGYCISSPALMQEFRKVHQYNCFSCHTPSQVALAGFLKDKDSYLQLSGFMQAKRDYFHRLMSGTRFSPMPSYGSYFQCYQYDRISEEGDADFAVRITKEFGVATVPVSAFYQSGRDHKVIRFCFAKKEETLEMAVERLVKV; from the coding sequence TTGCAGATTTCTTCAAAACTTCCAAATACCGGCACCACCATCTTCAGTGTAATGAGTGCCCTGGCAAACGAGTATAAAGCAGTCAACCTGGGTCAGGGGTTCCCGGACTATCCCATGAATGAAGCCCTGGTGGCAAAAGTGAATGAAGCCATGCAGGCAGGGTTTAACCAGTACGCCCCCATGCAGGGCTATCTTCCTTTGCGTGAAGTATTGGCAGAAAAGGTACATTTCCTCTACGGCACCACTATTAACCCGGATACCCAGATCACCATTACCCCCGGCGGTACTTATGGCATCTATACTTCACTTACCACCGTATTGCAACCCGGTGATGAAGTGATCATCTTTGAACCGGCATATGACAGCTATGTGCCCAATGTACTGGTGAATGGTGCCATACCCATACTGATAGAACTGAAATTCCCTGATTATAAAATAGATTGGGAAGAGGTACGCAGAAAGATAACGCCCCGCACAAAGTTCATTATGCTGAACACCCCGCATAACCCTACAGGCGCTGTATTGGGTGAAAGTGATGTTCGGCAGTTAAGGTCCATTGTGGAAGGCACGAATATATTTATACTCAGCGATGAGGTATATGAACACCTCATCTACGATAATATCCCCCACCAAAGCATACTCCGCTATCCGGACCTGCTGGAGCGTAGTTTTGTGACTTTCTCTTTCGGGAAGTTATATCATTGCACCGGCTGGAAGATGGGCTATTGCATCAGTTCACCTGCCTTAATGCAGGAGTTCAGAAAAGTGCATCAGTATAACTGTTTCTCCTGTCATACCCCTTCGCAGGTGGCACTGGCAGGGTTTCTGAAAGACAAAGACTCCTATTTGCAGTTAAGCGGTTTTATGCAGGCCAAACGTGATTATTTTCACCGGCTGATGTCCGGCACCCGTTTTTCTCCAATGCCGAGTTACGGCAGTTATTTCCAGTGTTACCAATATGACAGGATCAGTGAAGAAGGGGATGCGGATTTCGCAGTGCGCATCACAAAAGAATTTGGTGTAGCCACGGTGCCTGTATCTGCATTCTATCAATCAGGCAGGGATCATAAAGTGATCAGGTTCTGTTTTGCGAAGAAGGAGGAAACATTGGAAATGGCTGTAGAGCGCCTGGTTAAAGTATAG